From the Pseudorca crassidens isolate mPseCra1 chromosome 18, mPseCra1.hap1, whole genome shotgun sequence genome, one window contains:
- the ESD gene encoding S-formylglutathione hydrolase isoform X1 — translation MVFQFFGRRMALKQISSNKCFGGLQKVFEHDSVELKCKMKFAIYLPPKAETGKCPALYWLSGLTCTEQNFISKSGYHQAASEHGLVVIAPDTSPRGCNIKGEDETWDFGTGAGFYVDATEDPWKTNYRMYSYVTEELPQLINTNFPVDPQRMSIFGHSMGGHGALICALKNPGKYKSVSAFAPVCNPVLCPWGKKAFSGYLGTDQSRWEAYDATHLVKACPGTQLDILIDQGKDDQFLSDGQLLPDNFIAACTEKKIPVVFRLQEGYDHSYYFIATFITDHIRHHAKYLNA, via the exons ATGGTGTTCCAGTTTTTTgg GAGAAGAATGGCGTTGAAACAGATTTCCAGCAACAAGTGCTTTGGGGGATTGCAGAAAGTTTTTGAACATGACAG TGTTGAActgaaatgcaaaatgaaatttGCTATCTATTTACCACCAAAGGCAGAAACTGGAAAATGCCCTGCACTATACTGGCTGTCTG GTTTAACTTGCACAGAACAAAATTTTATATCAAAATCTGGTTACCATCAAGCTGCCTCGGAACATGGCCTTGTCGTCATTGCTCCAGATACCAGCCCTC GTGGCTGCAATATTAAAGGAGAGGATGAGACCTGGGACTTCGGCACTGGGGCTGGATTTTATGTGGATGCTACTGAAGATCCTTGGAAAACTAACTACAGAATGTACTCGTATGTGACGGAGGAG CTTCCACAACTCATAAATACCAATTTTCCAGTGGATCCCCAAAGGATGTCTATTTTTGGCCACTCCATGGGGGGCCATGGAGCTCTGATTTGTGCTTTGAAGAATCCTGGAAAATACAAA TCTGTGTCAGCATTTGCTCCAGTTTGCAACCCAGTGCTCTGTCCTTGGGGCAAAAAAGCCTTTAGTGGATATTTGGGAACAGATCAAAGTAGATGGGAG GCTTATGATGCTACCCATCTTGTGAAGGCCTGCCCAGGTACTCAGCTGGATATACTAATTGATCAAGGAAAAGATGACCAGTTCCTTTCAGATGGACAGCTACTACCTGATAACTTCATAGCTGCctgtacagaaaagaaaatccctGTTGTTTTCAGATTACAAGAG
- the ESD gene encoding S-formylglutathione hydrolase isoform X2 translates to MALKQISSNKCFGGLQKVFEHDSVELKCKMKFAIYLPPKAETGKCPALYWLSGLTCTEQNFISKSGYHQAASEHGLVVIAPDTSPRGCNIKGEDETWDFGTGAGFYVDATEDPWKTNYRMYSYVTEELPQLINTNFPVDPQRMSIFGHSMGGHGALICALKNPGKYKSVSAFAPVCNPVLCPWGKKAFSGYLGTDQSRWEAYDATHLVKACPGTQLDILIDQGKDDQFLSDGQLLPDNFIAACTEKKIPVVFRLQEGYDHSYYFIATFITDHIRHHAKYLNA, encoded by the exons ATGGCGTTGAAACAGATTTCCAGCAACAAGTGCTTTGGGGGATTGCAGAAAGTTTTTGAACATGACAG TGTTGAActgaaatgcaaaatgaaatttGCTATCTATTTACCACCAAAGGCAGAAACTGGAAAATGCCCTGCACTATACTGGCTGTCTG GTTTAACTTGCACAGAACAAAATTTTATATCAAAATCTGGTTACCATCAAGCTGCCTCGGAACATGGCCTTGTCGTCATTGCTCCAGATACCAGCCCTC GTGGCTGCAATATTAAAGGAGAGGATGAGACCTGGGACTTCGGCACTGGGGCTGGATTTTATGTGGATGCTACTGAAGATCCTTGGAAAACTAACTACAGAATGTACTCGTATGTGACGGAGGAG CTTCCACAACTCATAAATACCAATTTTCCAGTGGATCCCCAAAGGATGTCTATTTTTGGCCACTCCATGGGGGGCCATGGAGCTCTGATTTGTGCTTTGAAGAATCCTGGAAAATACAAA TCTGTGTCAGCATTTGCTCCAGTTTGCAACCCAGTGCTCTGTCCTTGGGGCAAAAAAGCCTTTAGTGGATATTTGGGAACAGATCAAAGTAGATGGGAG GCTTATGATGCTACCCATCTTGTGAAGGCCTGCCCAGGTACTCAGCTGGATATACTAATTGATCAAGGAAAAGATGACCAGTTCCTTTCAGATGGACAGCTACTACCTGATAACTTCATAGCTGCctgtacagaaaagaaaatccctGTTGTTTTCAGATTACAAGAG